Proteins co-encoded in one Solea senegalensis isolate Sse05_10M linkage group LG8, IFAPA_SoseM_1, whole genome shotgun sequence genomic window:
- the dynll2a gene encoding dynein, light chain, LC8-type 2a has product MTDRKAVIKNADMSEDMQQDAVDCATQAMEKYNIEKDIAAYIKKEFDKKYNPTWHCIVGRNFGSYVTHETKHFIYFYLGQVAILLFKSG; this is encoded by the exons ATGACGGACAGGAAAGCCGTGATCAAGAACGCAGACATGTCTGAGGACATGCAGCAGGACGCTGTGGACTGTGCCACACAGGCCATGGAGAAGTACAACATCGAGAAGGACATCGCAGCGTACATCAAGAAG gAGTTTGATAAGAAGTATAATCCCACCTGGCACTGCATCGTGGGCAGGAACTTTGGCAGCTACGTCACTCATGAGACCAAGCACTTTATTTACTTCTACCTGGGTCAGGTGGCCATCCTGCTCTTCAAGTCTGGCTGA
- the srsf1a gene encoding serine/arginine-rich splicing factor 1A — protein sequence MSGVVRGPAGNNDCRIYVGNLPPDIRTKDVEDVFYKYGTIRDIDLKNRRGGPPFAFIEFEDPRDADDAVYGRDGYDYDGYRLRVEFPRSGRGSRGGGGYGGIGGAPRGRYGPPSRRSEYRVIVSGLPQSGSWQDLKDHMREAGDVCYADVFRDGTGVVEFVRKEDMTYAVRKLDNTKFRSHEGETAYIRVKLDGPRSPSYGRSRSRSRGSRSRSRSRSASRSRSNSRGRGRGSPRYSPRHSRSRSRS from the exons ATGTCGGGTGTAGTGCGAGGCCCCGCTGGGAACAACGACTGCCGCATTTACGTGGGGAACCTCCCGCCTGATATCCGCACCAAAGACGTGGAGGACGTGTTCTACAAGTACGGAACGATCCGGGACATCGACCTGAAGAACCGGAGAGGAGGGCCGCCCTTCGCCTTCATCGAGTTCGAGGACCCGAG GGACGCAGATGATGCGGTCTATGGACGGGACGGTTACGACTATGATGGATACAGGCTGCGGGTGGAGTTCCCTCGCAGCGGCAGAGGCTCCAGAGGCGGCGGCGGGTATGGAGGGATCGGTGGAGCCCCCAGAGGGAGATACGGTCCCCCGTCCAGACGCTCCGAGTACAGGGTCATTGTGTCAG GTCTTCCTCAGAGCGGCAGCTGGCAGGACCTGAAGGACCACATGCGTGAGGCAGGTGACGTGTGCTACGCCGACGTTTTCAGAGACGGAACCGGGGTTGTAGAATTTGTGCGCAAAGAAGACATGACCTATGCCGTTCGAAAGCTGGACAACACCAAATTCCGCTCGCACGAG GGAGAGACTGCTTACATTCGTGTGAAATTAGACGGTCCCCGCAGCCCGAGTTACGGACGATCACGCTCCCGCAGCCGTGGCAGCCGGAGCAGGAGCCGGAGTCGCAGCGCCAGCCGCAGCCGCAGCAATTCCCGAGGCCGCGGCAGAGGATCGCCACGCTACTCGCCTCGTCACAGCCGCTCTCGCTCCCGATCCTAA